In Nakaseomyces glabratus chromosome I, complete sequence, the sequence CTCAAATTTCGCACAatagaaagaaattcaGAGAGAGTAAAACAACATATTCGTTAACATCTGTGTATATTATTTAAGAGAGCATCattaataaaaactatAATACATTTTGCTAGttaaaacttcaaaagacctctattaaaaattaaatatgatattttgatttcaagTGTTCCTACGATTTCGGCCTTCAGttttttcacaaaatgTAGAGGGCATCGCACTCGAATGCAAAACCCTTAAAAATAAGCCCAAGTGAGTAACTTCTAGTAATAGTTAAGTATGGTGTAAAACCCATGAAATGCAAAATTGTACTGAAAATACTGAATAACTACGAGTTAGAATGACACAGAAGTTACTCTATGTTTCTCCAGTGGAGTCCTTTGTTGATACATCCTTTTTTCAGGAGCTTTCACGACTAAAACTTGATATACATGGCTTGAGCACAAGTCAAATTACTATACACTCATATTTGGATCTTAAAAATATACCATCAGTAAGTTCTGCATGTCATCTATTCCTTGATCAGCAGAGTTTTAATAGTGAAGATATTTGTGCATCTTCGGAGCGTGTGAGATTGGAAGGAAAGCTCTATAATTGCAATTCACttgaagaatttaaaaGTTTGGACAAGCAGCAATATTTAGCTGAACAAGGTCAGAAGATTTACACAAAGGCACTTGAAGATATAAATTCTGCTATCGGATTTTCCATAATTAGTTTTGCGGACCTGAAGAAATATGTCTTTTATTACTGGGTTTGTACACCTTTATTTCAGCATGAAAACCAGCAAATAAGTATATTGGATGGTCCTGAAGATATTGACGCAAGCTTTAATGATAAGGCAAAGGTATGGTTTACAAATCATTATAGTAACTGGGTGGCTATCGTGTTAGAAAATGGCGATATTAATGAGTATACCAAGGGTTTGAATACTTCATCTATTAGAGGGTTATTAATAAGAGATACAAGTAACAAACAAGACATGCCATCTGCATTTTTAAGGAATTTTATTACGATATTTAGTTTAGATTACCCTGAGGCTAAGGAACTCGATGTCTTTCTTATGAGAAGCAGCACTATCAAATCCATTAAATTAAGAATACGACTTTCAGAAACGGAACATACGAAGCTGAAATTTAGCGGCTGGGAAAGAAATAGTTTATCAAAGTTAATGCCTAGAGCTGTTGATCTGAGTGCATTGATAGATCCACTTAAAGTAGCTGAACAATCTGTTGATCTGAACCTGAAGTTGATGAAATGGAGAATAGCACCAGAACTTGACCTTGATTGCATTAGAAACAACAAAGTTTTAATCCTTGGATCAGGTACACTTGGTTGCTATACAGCACGATCTTTGATGGCATGGGGTTGCAGGAATATTACTTTAGTAGATAATGGTAGAGTATCGTATTCTAATCCTGTTCGGCAGCCACTTTTTGAATTTAGCGATGTtgggaaagaaaaagcagTAGCTGCAGCCGCTTCACTAAAAAGAGTCTTTCCACTTATTAATGCTAAAGGTGTTCAACTAGATATTCCTATGATTGGTCATCCAGTGAAAGACGAAAATAATGAGAGGAAACATTTTGACGCCCTAGTAGATTTGATAAAGTCACATGATACAATGTTTCTCTTGCTGGATTCAAGGGAAACGAGGTGGCTGCCAACGCTGTTAGGCAAATTCTATGATAAAATTGTTATGAATGCAGCTTTAGGTTTTGATAGTTACCTGATTATGAAACATGGGAATATTGACGATAATTTTGGCTGTTATTTCTGTAATGATGTCGTGGTCCCTACGGATAGTTTAACAGGTAGAACATTGGACCAAATGTGTACTGTTACGAGGCCAGGTGTTGCAATGTTAGCCGCCTCTCAGGCTGTAGAATTATTTGTTTCTAACTTGCAATCCCGT encodes:
- the ATG7 gene encoding Atg7p (CAGL0I02420g~Ortholog(s) have Atg12 activating enzyme activity, Atg8 activating enzyme activity), which translates into the protein MTQKLLYVSPVESFVDTSFFQELSRLKLDIHGLSTSQITIHSYLDLKNIPSVSSACHLFLDQQSFNSEDICASSERVRLEGKLYNCNSLEEFKSLDKQQYLAEQGQKIYTKALEDINSAIGFSIISFADLKKYVFYYWVCTPLFQHENQQISILDGPEDIDASFNDKAKVWFTNHYSNWVAIVLENGDINEYTKGLNTSSIRGLLIRDTSNKQDMPSAFLRNFITIFSLDYPEAKELDVFLMRSSTIKSIKLRIRLSETEHTKLKFSGWERNSLSKLMPRAVDLSALIDPLKVAEQSVDLNLKLMKWRIAPELDLDCIRNNKVLILGSGTLGCYTARSLMAWGCRNITLVDNGRVSYSNPVRQPLFEFSDVGKEKAVAAAASLKRVFPLINAKGVQLDIPMIGHPVKDENNERKHFDALVDLIKSHDTMFLLLDSRETRWLPTLLGKFYDKIVMNAALGFDSYLIMKHGNIDDNFGCYFCNDVVVPTDSLTGRTLDQMCTVTRPGVAMLAASQAVELFVSNLQSRGQENVLGECPHQIRGFVNNFTTLKLQSPAYDNCSACSRHILNEYNKRGWDFVKQALNDNNYIEELSGLRRIKEEVENMELEGGEIKIIDSEDDGFEII